The Lysobacter capsici genome has a segment encoding these proteins:
- a CDS encoding helix-turn-helix domain-containing protein → MTNAPHQEFANRLHQALDFSGFAKGRARTGALSAYYDVSRETARKWLVGLALPELERMLQIAVQQHVSFEWLATGRGTIEGKSLSVRENAAKYSDPDELRLMGLMRKLSRKKRRALIELLDGN, encoded by the coding sequence ATGACCAACGCTCCCCATCAAGAATTCGCCAATCGGCTGCACCAGGCGCTCGACTTCTCCGGATTCGCCAAAGGCCGAGCCCGCACCGGTGCCCTCTCCGCCTACTACGACGTCAGCCGCGAGACCGCTCGCAAATGGCTGGTCGGCCTGGCGCTGCCGGAGCTCGAACGCATGCTGCAGATCGCGGTGCAGCAGCACGTGAGCTTCGAATGGCTCGCCACCGGCCGCGGCACGATCGAAGGCAAATCGCTGTCGGTGCGCGAAAACGCGGCCAAATACAGCGATCCCGACGAGCTGCGGCTGATGGGCCTGATGCGCAAGCTGTCGCGCAAGAAGCGTCGCGCGCTGATCGAACTGCTCGACGGCAACTGA